A stretch of the Arachis stenosperma cultivar V10309 chromosome 6, arast.V10309.gnm1.PFL2, whole genome shotgun sequence genome encodes the following:
- the LOC130934139 gene encoding uncharacterized protein LOC130934139 translates to MAPFEALYGRRCRSPIGWFEVGKIRLLGPNLVQDVVEKVHIIRECLLVAQSRQKAYVDNRRRNLEFLVGDQVFLRVSPMKGVMKFGKRGKLNPRYIGPFEILDRIGAVAYRLALPPELSMIHPVFHVSMLRKYLPDPSHVLAPQAIELKEDLSFEEEPVAIVDHQVKKLCSKEIASVKVVWKNHSVEEATWKVEDAMRDKCPYLFESEVVSKWMTPLYYCLFGWERMPWITPILHDQLPAVGILVGQQK, encoded by the exons ATGGCACCATTTGAGGCTCTTTATGGGAGAAGATGCAGGTCACCTATTGGGTGGTTTGAGGTTGGTAAGATTAGGCTTTTGGGGCCAAATTTGGTACAAGACGTAGTTGAGAAGGTTCACATAATAAGAGAATGTCTATTAGTAGCTCAGAGTAGGCAAAAGGCTTATGTTGATAACAGAAGACGTAACTTAGAGTTTTTAGTGGGTGATCAGGTATTTCTTCGAGTGTCGCCTATGAAAGGAGTGATGAAGTTTGGGAAAAGAGGCAAGCTTAATCCTCGTTATATTGGTCCATTTGAGATTTTGGACAGAATAGGTGCAGTTGCTTATCGCTTGGCATTACCGCCTGAGTTGTCTATGATTCATCCAGTCTTTCACGTATCAATGTTGCGCAAATACCTTCCCGACCCATCTCATGTGCTTGCACCACAAGCCATAGAGCTAAAGGAGGATTTATCATTTGAAGAGGAACCAGTGGCTATAGTTGATCACCAAGTAAAGAAACTATGTTCTAAAGAGATAGCATCTGTGAAAGTTGTTTGGAAGAATCATTCGGTAGAAGAAGCAACTTGGAAAGTGGAGGACGCTATGCGTGACAAATGTCCATATTTGTTTGAGTCTGAAG TTGTAAGTAAATGGATGACCCCCTTATACTACTGTTTATTTGGATGGGAGCGTATGCCGTGGATAACACCTATTCTTCACGATCAGCTTCCAGCTGTTGGAATATTAGTTGGTCAACAGAAATAg
- the LOC130934140 gene encoding uncharacterized protein LOC130934140, whose translation MSDRVLLKVYYFGQILLQTFEGVNFVCENPLDVVIPFAISFEEFKGVIYEKIDSERARKISCILYRYPIPVFGGFVQFQTKYVTDEASMQEIFSMYIENRAQISFIELYVEFEQSEADRNIVRKDYNSDSEEEFESNYEVVSSDGDEDQGDGTMAPDVTDMANALANKVPFEEPSFMRVLDLEAMHVPEFPEYMSAEILVVTDAEFVVGMEFSFREAVIKAIKEYTIRRSVDYREYESEPLTFYAKCTQYGSGCDWLIRISMISRKYCWVIRRYNGNHTYNRATISQDHSKLLVEADPSLKVKSVIAEVQSKFNYTISYRKAWLAKQRVVEKIFGGWEASYEALPIWFEAMCHKEPSAVVHFETMPVYQGDDLVGDIRVLHRVFWSYYPYIRVFRHCKPVAQVDETHLYGKYKGCLLVAVSQDGNNNIVPIAFAIVEGETSDAWNFFLSNIRQHVVTRDGVG comes from the exons ATGAGTGACAGAGTCTTACTAAAAGTGTATTATTTTGGTCAGATTTTGTTACAAACATTTGAAGGAGTAAATTTTGTTTGTGAAAATCCGTTAGATGTTGTTATTCCTTTTGCCATCTCATTTGAAGAGTTCAAAGGTGTTATCTATGAAAAGATTGATTCTGAGAGGGCAAGAAAAATATCATGTATTCTATACAGATATCCCATACCGGTGTTTGGTGGATTCGTCCAATTTCAAACCAAATATGTGACGGACGAAGCGAGCATGCAAGAgatattttcaatgtatattgaaAACCGGGCTCAGATCTCGTTCATCGAGttgtatgttgagtttgaacaatctGAGGCCGACCGGAATATTGTACGAAAAGATTATAATAGTGACAGTGAAGAAGAGTTCGAAAGCAACTACGAAGTTGTTAGTTCAGACGGAGATGAAGATCAAGGTGACGGAACTATGGCTCCAGATGTGACAGACATGGCAAATGCACTCGCAAACAAAGTGCCATTTGAGGAGCCATCATTCATGCGAGTTTTGGACTTGGAAGCCATGCATGTTCCGGAGTTTCCGGAATATATGAGTGCAG AAATTCTTGTTGTCACAGATGCTGAATTTGTCGTTGGTATGGAATTCAGTTTCAGGGAAGCTGTTATTAAGGCGATAAAAGAGTATACCATACGACGAAGCGTAGACTACCGGGAGTATGAGTCTGAGCCGTTGACATTTTATGCCAAGTGTACACAGTATGGATCAGGGTGTGATTGGCTTATCAGGATTAGCATGATCAGCAGGAAGTATTGTTGGGTTATAAGGAGGTATAATGGTAATCATACCTATAATAGAGCCACCATTTCACAGGATCATTCGAAGCTGTTGGTTGAGGCTGACCCTTCCTTAAAGGTAAAATCGGTTATAGCAGAAGTGCAATCGAAGTTTAACTACACCATTAGTTATCGAAAAGCATGGTTGGCTAAGCAAAGGGTagtagaaaaaatatttgggGGTTGGGAAGCATCGTACGAAGCGTTGCCTATATGGTTTGAGGCCATGTGTCATAAGGAGCCATCAGCTGTTGTCCATTTTGAGACTATGCCTGTATATCAAGGCGATGACTTGGTGGGTGATATTCGGGTTCTGCATCGAGTATTTTGGAGTTATTACCCCTACATTAGGGTATTCAGACATTGTAAGCCAGTTGCCCAGGTGGATGAGACTCACTTGTATGGAAAGTATAAGGGTTGTCTACTAGTGGCAGTTTCACAGGATGGCAACAATAATATCGTCCCAATTGCATTTGCTATTGTGGAGGGAGAGACTTCTGATGCATGGAACTTTTTTCTTAGTAACATACGTCAACATGTTGTCACTCGAGATGGCGTTGGCTAA